A region of Thermococcus barossii DNA encodes the following proteins:
- a CDS encoding pyridoxal phosphate-dependent aminotransferase encodes MALSDRLELVNPSEIRKLFDLAQGVEGLISLGIGEPDFDTPEHIKEYAKEALDRGMTHYGPNAGLMMLREALAWKLKEQNGIEVDPKTQVMVTVGANQALLMGLAAFLKDGEEVLIPSPMFVSYAPAVILAGGKPVEVPTYEENEFRLSVDDLKKHVSEKTRALIINTPNNPTGAVLTKKDLEEIADFAVEHDLIVFSDEVYEHFVYDGARNHSIASLDGMFERTITINGFSKTFAMTGWRLGFVAAPAWIIERMTRFQMYNSTCPVTFAQYAAAKGLQDERSWEAVEEMRREYERRRNLVWKRLNEMGLPTVKPKGAFYIFPRIRDTGLTGKEFSELMLLEAKVAVVPGSAFGSAGEGYIRISYATAYEQLEEAMDRMEKVLREKKLV; translated from the coding sequence ATGGCGCTGAGCGACAGGCTGGAACTCGTTAACCCTTCTGAGATTAGAAAGCTCTTTGACCTCGCCCAGGGTGTTGAAGGCCTGATATCACTTGGAATAGGTGAACCGGACTTTGACACTCCTGAGCATATCAAGGAATACGCCAAGGAGGCCCTCGACAGGGGAATGACCCATTATGGGCCGAACGCGGGTTTGATGATGCTCCGGGAAGCTTTGGCGTGGAAGCTGAAGGAGCAGAACGGCATTGAGGTTGACCCGAAAACCCAGGTTATGGTGACCGTTGGGGCAAATCAAGCGCTTCTTATGGGATTGGCGGCATTTCTGAAGGACGGGGAGGAGGTTCTCATTCCGAGCCCGATGTTCGTCAGCTACGCTCCAGCGGTAATCCTCGCCGGCGGAAAGCCGGTCGAGGTGCCAACCTACGAGGAAAACGAGTTCAGGCTTAGCGTTGATGACCTTAAGAAGCACGTGAGCGAAAAAACGAGGGCTCTCATAATAAACACCCCAAACAACCCCACCGGCGCGGTCCTTACAAAGAAAGACCTTGAGGAGATAGCGGACTTCGCCGTGGAGCACGACCTCATCGTCTTCAGCGACGAAGTCTATGAGCACTTCGTCTACGACGGTGCAAGAAACCACAGTATAGCCTCACTCGATGGTATGTTTGAGAGGACGATAACGATAAACGGCTTCTCCAAGACCTTCGCCATGACCGGGTGGAGGCTGGGTTTCGTGGCAGCTCCGGCGTGGATAATCGAGAGGATGACCCGCTTCCAGATGTACAACTCCACCTGCCCCGTTACATTCGCCCAGTACGCGGCCGCCAAAGGGTTGCAGGACGAGAGGAGCTGGGAGGCCGTCGAAGAGATGAGAAGAGAGTACGAGAGGAGGAGGAATCTCGTCTGGAAGCGTCTAAACGAGATGGGCCTGCCAACTGTGAAGCCGAAGGGAGCGTTCTACATATTCCCGCGCATCAGGGACACTGGCCTGACCGGCAAGGAGTTCAGCGAGCTGATGCTTCTGGAGGCAAAGGTAGCGGTCGTTCCCGGCTCAGCCTTCGGAAGCGCCGGGGAGGGTTACATCAGGATAAGCTACGCGACGGCATACGAGCAGCTTGAGGAAGCCATGGACAGGATGGAGAAGGTGCTGAGGGAGAAGAAGCTCGTCTAA
- a CDS encoding DUF120 domain-containing protein has product MKRIEMLILLARKGAIGKKIKITLRELASELGTSPQSVLRLLEEMEEEGLVDKEVVGRKTYVEISHEGLTFLENLCEAISEALYNGIIIGEVISGIGEGAYYVRQYAHLIREYLGFEPYPGTLNIRVLFPKTVFDALCGVRPVILPGFVKEGRTFGDVKAYRVQIGDVEGAIVIPSRTVHPPKIAEIVAPVCLRDVLSLRDGDRITVRVVKG; this is encoded by the coding sequence ATGAAGAGGATAGAGATGCTCATACTGCTGGCCAGAAAGGGAGCCATTGGAAAGAAGATAAAAATTACCCTCAGGGAACTCGCCAGCGAGCTGGGAACCTCTCCCCAGTCCGTTCTCAGGCTCCTTGAGGAGATGGAGGAAGAGGGGCTCGTGGACAAGGAGGTGGTGGGAAGAAAAACGTACGTGGAAATCAGCCATGAGGGTCTGACTTTCCTTGAAAATCTGTGTGAAGCCATTTCAGAGGCCCTCTACAACGGGATAATAATAGGCGAGGTCATCTCCGGAATAGGGGAGGGCGCGTACTACGTCAGGCAATATGCCCACCTGATTAGAGAATACCTGGGATTTGAACCGTATCCCGGAACTCTCAACATCAGGGTGCTGTTTCCAAAGACCGTGTTCGATGCACTCTGTGGTGTCAGGCCGGTTATCCTTCCAGGATTCGTGAAGGAGGGAAGAACCTTCGGTGACGTCAAGGCCTACCGCGTTCAGATAGGGGACGTCGAGGGGGCGATAGTGATACCGTCGCGGACGGTTCATCCACCCAAGATAGCAGAGATAGTTGCCCCAGTCTGTCTGAGGGATGTCCTCAGCCTGAGGGACGGTGACAGGATAACGGTGAGGGTCGTGAAAGGATGA
- a CDS encoding carbamoyltransferase family protein, which produces MILGIHDGHDAGAVLIDGKGVFAVNEERLNRVKKYRGFPLLSVREVLRMAGADPDDVEIIAVAGIFRKQKRLLELEENLKAVFGPGFKRKVIFVEHHLAHSASAYYTSGWREALAISIDAAGDGLSSSIYVARDGEMVRIAQSTYLDSLGDFYASVTELLGFRPMRHEGKVMSLAAYGRPAYDLSSIIELNGLSFDNHLKAIGVEATRRLAEFFHYPFSKAREIANQMKRGKLDGELQRRAIAIAASAQRHLEMLIEELGLKLKGRGLPLAYAGGVAQNVKANAILRHVFGDDNLWVFPAMDDGGLAFGAAVFVKAQMDRLDGRWRPFKLEHVYLGPAYGKGEVEEFLRREGLEFEEVDAGFVADALVEGKLVGFFQGRMEFGPRALGNRSILADPRDERVKERLNVALKRDVFQPFAPSLLWEKAGEYLEDLNGLPNEFMTMSYTASEEFGELAPAVVHVDGTTRPQAVRKEVNPVYYDAIKTFERRTGFGAVLNTSFNMHGEPIVCSPGDALGTFRAAELDVLVVEGFAVHQ; this is translated from the coding sequence ATGATTCTGGGAATCCACGACGGCCACGACGCTGGCGCGGTACTCATTGATGGGAAAGGGGTATTCGCCGTTAACGAGGAGAGGCTCAACAGGGTCAAGAAGTACAGGGGTTTTCCCCTCCTGAGCGTGAGGGAAGTCCTGAGGATGGCAGGGGCAGATCCAGACGACGTCGAAATCATCGCCGTTGCGGGCATATTCAGGAAGCAGAAACGCCTTCTGGAACTTGAGGAAAATCTAAAAGCCGTTTTTGGTCCGGGCTTCAAGAGGAAAGTCATCTTCGTCGAGCATCATTTAGCCCACTCGGCCTCGGCCTACTACACCTCGGGCTGGCGAGAGGCTTTGGCTATAAGCATAGACGCGGCCGGCGACGGGCTAAGCTCCTCGATATACGTGGCGAGAGACGGGGAGATGGTGAGAATAGCACAGAGCACCTACCTCGACTCCCTCGGCGACTTCTATGCGTCAGTTACTGAACTGCTCGGCTTCAGGCCGATGCGCCACGAGGGTAAAGTAATGAGCTTGGCCGCCTATGGAAGGCCGGCCTACGATTTGAGCTCGATAATCGAGCTGAACGGTCTGAGCTTCGACAACCACCTCAAGGCCATCGGTGTGGAAGCGACGAGAAGGCTGGCGGAGTTCTTCCACTATCCATTCTCAAAGGCGAGGGAGATAGCAAATCAGATGAAGCGCGGGAAGCTCGACGGCGAGCTCCAGAGAAGGGCCATAGCGATAGCGGCCAGCGCTCAAAGGCACCTTGAGATGCTCATCGAGGAGCTGGGACTTAAGCTGAAGGGAAGGGGTCTTCCTCTGGCCTACGCCGGCGGGGTCGCCCAGAACGTCAAGGCGAACGCAATCCTCCGCCACGTCTTTGGAGACGATAATCTCTGGGTCTTTCCGGCGATGGACGATGGAGGTTTGGCCTTCGGTGCGGCGGTCTTCGTGAAAGCTCAGATGGACAGGCTCGACGGAAGATGGAGGCCCTTTAAGCTTGAGCACGTCTACCTGGGGCCGGCCTATGGGAAAGGGGAAGTTGAGGAGTTCCTGAGGAGGGAAGGCCTCGAGTTTGAGGAGGTTGATGCCGGCTTCGTTGCTGATGCACTGGTGGAGGGAAAACTCGTCGGCTTCTTCCAGGGGAGAATGGAGTTCGGGCCGAGGGCCTTGGGGAACCGCTCGATTCTGGCAGATCCCCGCGATGAGCGCGTGAAGGAGAGACTCAACGTGGCCTTAAAACGCGACGTCTTTCAGCCATTCGCGCCCTCTCTGCTGTGGGAGAAGGCAGGGGAATACCTCGAAGACCTCAACGGCCTGCCAAACGAGTTTATGACGATGAGCTACACCGCGAGTGAGGAGTTCGGAGAGCTCGCCCCAGCTGTGGTCCACGTTGATGGCACTACAAGGCCCCAGGCGGTGAGGAAGGAAGTCAATCCGGTTTACTACGACGCCATCAAGACATTTGAGCGTAGAACCGGGTTCGGGGCAGTTCTCAACACGAGCTTCAATATGCACGGCGAGCCTATAGTCTGCTCTCCCGGGGACGCGCTGGGAACCTTTAGAGCCGCTGAGCTGGACGTCCTTGTGGTCGAGGGGTTTGCTGTTCATCAGTGA
- a CDS encoding DHH family phosphoesterase gives MRVLILGGGAIGRSIAESLKGEFEVIIIEKDQLRAKALEDSGFQVVQGDFSYTATLLKAGIDKAELVIITTMNVDTIKKTVYVIRTNNKEVPILTVLPDEVNLDELVSQINEEFEAEVKVDYAISPRSALKDAMVKTVMMLGEKKNANLLVRKLKELKSKNDSILIVMHDNPDPDAIASATALSVIAQTLGFKTQIVYGGEITHHENRAFVNLLGVDIRKISRGSYELKRYPVIALVDCQPNGNLTVLESSDYEKIKILIDHHQILQHLQELLPDDAFLDIRPEVNSSSAILAEYLRTLNISVSPVLGTALFYGIYIDTKKFSKLSHVDLKAIEFLAGKVDYELLDKIEHPDISTETAEILAKAIMNRRIYKNVVISNVGFITNRDAIAESADFLLRLEGITTVLVFGIVDDRIEISARTRDVRVNIGTVLREAFGDIGSGGGHAQSGGARIPLGIFKLAKDKNSLLRLAEEAITEKFLDALKVKEG, from the coding sequence ATGCGGGTGCTGATACTTGGAGGTGGCGCAATCGGCCGCTCGATAGCGGAGTCCCTCAAAGGGGAGTTTGAGGTTATAATCATTGAGAAGGATCAACTCCGTGCAAAGGCCCTTGAGGATAGCGGTTTCCAGGTCGTTCAGGGCGATTTTTCATACACCGCGACACTGCTGAAGGCGGGTATAGACAAGGCCGAACTCGTTATAATCACCACAATGAACGTTGACACCATAAAGAAGACCGTTTACGTCATAAGAACCAACAACAAGGAGGTTCCCATACTAACTGTTCTTCCCGATGAGGTCAACCTCGATGAACTTGTCTCACAGATAAACGAGGAGTTCGAGGCGGAGGTCAAAGTTGACTACGCGATTTCCCCAAGGAGTGCCCTCAAAGATGCAATGGTTAAAACAGTTATGATGCTTGGCGAAAAGAAGAACGCAAACCTTCTCGTGAGGAAACTCAAGGAGCTCAAGTCCAAAAACGATTCAATCCTCATAGTCATGCACGATAACCCTGATCCGGATGCCATAGCCAGCGCGACAGCGCTCAGCGTCATTGCCCAGACACTTGGCTTCAAGACCCAAATCGTCTACGGCGGGGAGATAACCCACCACGAGAACAGAGCATTCGTCAACCTTCTGGGTGTTGACATAAGGAAGATTTCTCGCGGTTCCTACGAACTCAAGCGCTATCCAGTTATAGCACTCGTTGACTGCCAGCCAAACGGCAACCTAACGGTACTGGAGAGTAGCGACTACGAGAAGATAAAGATACTCATAGACCACCACCAGATACTCCAGCACCTTCAGGAACTCCTCCCCGATGATGCTTTCCTCGATATTAGACCCGAGGTAAATTCCTCCTCCGCCATACTGGCCGAATACCTCCGCACCCTCAATATATCGGTCTCACCGGTTCTCGGAACGGCCCTTTTCTACGGCATATACATAGACACCAAGAAGTTCTCCAAGCTGAGCCACGTTGACCTCAAGGCCATCGAATTTCTCGCGGGTAAGGTTGACTACGAGCTCCTTGACAAAATAGAGCATCCCGACATAAGCACCGAAACGGCTGAAATACTCGCCAAGGCCATAATGAACCGCCGCATATACAAGAACGTCGTCATCAGCAACGTCGGTTTCATCACCAACCGCGACGCCATAGCGGAGTCCGCCGACTTCCTCCTCCGTCTGGAGGGTATAACGACGGTTCTGGTGTTTGGAATCGTTGACGACAGAATAGAGATATCTGCGAGAACCCGCGATGTACGGGTCAACATCGGAACCGTTCTCAGGGAGGCCTTTGGAGACATAGGTAGCGGCGGAGGACACGCGCAGTCAGGTGGTGCCAGAATCCCGCTTGGAATATTCAAGCTCGCAAAGGACAAGAACTCTCTCCTCAGACTGGCGGAAGAGGCCATAACAGAAAAGTTCCTGGACGCGCTAAAAGTTAAAGAGGGCTGA
- a CDS encoding metallophosphoesterase — protein sequence MRFVAITDIHGNSKRARQLAEILRGEEFEALLVAGDITHFSGSDKAREVLEPLLELGIPMVAVHGNCDGRDVPELLTELGINAHNRRVEIGGVGIVGIGGSNITPFHTVWELTEEEIGGILERNYREGDIILSHVPPHGTIADRVHFGRHVGSRSLRDFIDEKQPPLVICGHIHEGRGVDRVGKTVVVNPGPLFRKYYAVIELEEEINVELKKL from the coding sequence TTGAGGTTCGTGGCGATTACCGATATCCATGGAAACTCCAAGAGGGCCCGCCAGCTCGCCGAAATACTGAGGGGCGAAGAATTTGAAGCTCTCCTCGTCGCCGGGGACATCACGCACTTCAGCGGCTCTGATAAGGCCAGGGAGGTCCTGGAACCACTGCTTGAGCTAGGAATTCCCATGGTGGCGGTACACGGAAACTGCGATGGCAGGGACGTTCCGGAGCTCCTGACGGAGTTGGGCATAAATGCCCACAACAGACGGGTTGAGATTGGTGGAGTTGGCATAGTTGGAATCGGCGGCTCCAACATCACGCCTTTTCACACCGTGTGGGAGCTGACGGAGGAGGAGATCGGGGGGATACTTGAGAGAAACTACCGTGAGGGAGACATTATCCTCTCCCACGTTCCTCCACACGGAACGATCGCCGACAGGGTTCACTTCGGGAGGCACGTGGGAAGCCGGTCACTCAGGGACTTCATTGACGAAAAACAGCCTCCCCTGGTTATCTGCGGCCACATCCACGAGGGGAGGGGCGTTGACCGGGTTGGGAAAACAGTGGTGGTAAACCCCGGCCCGCTCTTCAGGAAGTACTACGCCGTGATAGAGCTCGAAGAAGAAATAAACGTGGAGCTGAAGAAGCTTTAG
- a CDS encoding RAD55 family ATPase has product MKKMQVVTSGIDYIDTAVGGGIVRNSSLLVIYDSFSLGWALPFEILRHQISRGVLGIIINYNLPLPRLILRANSAGLDIQNEGEKGNLVIIDVFGSRYGFYHSEEYVYRIEGFNPETYIPKLEQIYRGMFRKTDKTEVVDFVFSLDGMAFEIGEERSIKLIKRLLSNRIINGRHLFSLYLLGADRVSKGFLSWNIEFNDYVLEFLSRKGEYGISEQMYVLKSPLAKFEPRAYRYDTKHQEIMPLAAPKG; this is encoded by the coding sequence GTGAAAAAGATGCAGGTGGTAACATCTGGAATAGACTACATAGACACCGCCGTTGGCGGTGGAATCGTGAGGAATTCCAGCCTGCTGGTGATTTATGACTCCTTCTCTCTGGGATGGGCGTTGCCCTTTGAGATACTGAGGCACCAGATATCCCGGGGTGTGCTGGGAATCATTATAAACTACAACCTTCCTCTCCCGAGACTGATTTTGCGTGCCAACTCCGCGGGTCTTGACATCCAGAATGAGGGTGAGAAAGGAAACCTCGTTATAATCGACGTGTTCGGCTCGAGATACGGCTTTTATCATTCCGAGGAGTACGTTTACAGAATAGAGGGATTCAACCCTGAGACGTACATCCCCAAGCTTGAACAGATATACCGCGGGATGTTCAGAAAAACAGACAAGACAGAGGTTGTTGATTTTGTGTTTTCACTCGATGGGATGGCCTTTGAAATCGGTGAAGAGAGGAGCATAAAACTCATCAAGCGTCTCCTTTCCAATCGCATCATAAACGGCAGGCATCTCTTTTCGTTGTACCTCCTTGGAGCCGACAGAGTTTCCAAAGGGTTCCTCTCGTGGAACATTGAATTCAACGATTATGTGCTTGAATTTTTGAGCAGAAAGGGTGAATATGGCATCTCCGAGCAGATGTATGTCCTTAAATCCCCCCTGGCCAAGTTCGAGCCTAGGGCTTACAGGTACGATACCAAACACCAGGAGATTATGCCACTTGCCGCACCGAAAGGCTGA
- a CDS encoding adenylate kinase family protein, with translation MIIAVSGTPGAGKTTVSRILSERLGYEYVSIKDFALAKGIGERVGDEIEIDVDELSRAIEREFSGKNVVIDGHLSHLVSADVVIVLRLHPRIVAERLNFRGYSRKKLAENVEAELVDVILVEAIEENENVIEVDTTGKTPEEVVSEILSLLEKGVKRRVGIVDWSHAYDDVVQYLMLGGD, from the coding sequence ATGATAATCGCCGTGAGTGGTACTCCCGGAGCCGGTAAAACCACGGTCTCCAGAATCCTGAGCGAAAGACTTGGGTACGAATACGTGAGCATAAAGGATTTTGCACTGGCAAAAGGCATCGGGGAGAGAGTGGGGGATGAAATCGAGATAGACGTGGATGAGCTTTCCCGGGCCATTGAGAGAGAGTTCTCCGGGAAGAACGTTGTGATTGATGGGCATCTGAGTCACCTGGTTTCGGCCGACGTTGTCATCGTTCTCCGTCTTCATCCCAGAATAGTGGCCGAGAGGCTCAACTTCAGAGGATACTCCCGTAAAAAGCTTGCAGAGAACGTTGAAGCCGAACTCGTGGACGTCATCCTCGTTGAAGCCATTGAAGAGAACGAAAACGTCATAGAAGTGGACACGACGGGGAAAACTCCCGAGGAAGTTGTTAGCGAAATCCTATCCCTCCTGGAGAAAGGGGTGAAGAGAAGAGTTGGAATAGTTGACTGGAGTCACGCCTACGATGACGTGGTTCAGTACCTAATGCTTGGAGGGGATTAA
- a CDS encoding translin family protein, which produces MEMKEIIEEIRTVLDEKDVLREEALRLTREIVRLSGDAIKALHRGEPEKAFDRLKLAGERVTELREKLSGHPDIYFTGYVQSAHQEFVEASLFFAYITGGTFPSPAELGVPHADYALGIGDFIGELRRRFLILLLEGDIEKAENVYRFMEEIYEELMNLEYPKGLVNIRSKQDQARHILERTLEDLTRAKLSRELEEKLETAIGRKR; this is translated from the coding sequence ATGGAGATGAAGGAAATAATCGAGGAGATAAGGACGGTTCTCGACGAGAAGGACGTTCTGAGGGAAGAGGCCCTGAGGCTCACGAGGGAGATAGTCCGCCTGAGTGGGGACGCGATAAAGGCCCTCCACCGCGGCGAACCGGAAAAGGCCTTCGACCGCCTCAAACTTGCAGGTGAAAGGGTAACGGAACTGAGGGAAAAGCTCAGCGGACATCCCGACATATACTTTACGGGCTATGTTCAGAGTGCCCACCAGGAGTTCGTGGAGGCGAGCCTGTTTTTCGCATACATCACCGGCGGGACGTTCCCCTCTCCAGCAGAGTTGGGAGTACCGCACGCGGACTACGCACTTGGAATAGGGGATTTCATCGGAGAGCTGAGGAGGCGCTTCCTGATACTACTCCTGGAGGGAGACATCGAGAAGGCAGAGAACGTGTACCGTTTCATGGAGGAAATCTACGAAGAGCTGATGAATCTGGAGTATCCAAAGGGGCTCGTAAACATCCGGAGCAAGCAGGACCAGGCCAGACACATCCTTGAGAGAACCCTTGAGGACCTAACGAGGGCCAAACTGAGCAGGGAGCTGGAAGAGAAGCTGGAAACAGCGATTGGGAGAAAACGATAA
- a CDS encoding endonuclease V codes for MEFEKKLQRIRKVQEKLASRIEERPLGQESVKTIAAVDVSYREETARAAFVLCSYPDCEVMRTKVVETEVQFPYIPTFFFLRETRPILLALRGEEFDLLLVEGHGKAHPRGYGLASHIGLLLGRPVIGVAKRPLRGVPEKDFRKVGKAYVSVGHLIDLDSAVRLIEPLLERGYPKPLRLADRLSKRGGS; via the coding sequence ATGGAATTCGAGAAGAAGCTCCAGAGGATCAGGAAGGTCCAAGAAAAGCTGGCGTCTAGGATAGAGGAGAGACCGCTCGGGCAGGAAAGTGTAAAAACAATCGCGGCGGTCGATGTCTCTTACCGGGAAGAGACCGCAAGAGCTGCCTTCGTCCTCTGCTCCTACCCGGACTGCGAGGTCATGAGGACGAAGGTCGTAGAGACCGAGGTTCAGTTCCCTTATATACCCACATTCTTTTTTCTGAGGGAGACCCGGCCTATCCTGCTGGCCCTGAGGGGGGAAGAATTCGACCTCCTGCTCGTGGAGGGTCACGGGAAAGCGCATCCCAGGGGCTATGGACTGGCCTCTCACATCGGTTTGCTCCTCGGAAGGCCCGTGATAGGGGTCGCCAAGAGGCCCCTGAGGGGAGTCCCGGAAAAAGACTTCAGGAAGGTGGGAAAAGCTTATGTAAGCGTCGGCCATTTAATCGACTTGGACTCTGCGGTGAGGCTCATCGAGCCCCTGCTTGAGAGAGGCTATCCAAAGCCACTCAGGCTCGCCGACAGGCTATCGAAGAGGGGAGGCTCATGA
- a CDS encoding PRC-barrel domain-containing protein, with amino-acid sequence MVMRLSRLYGKQIYNTKGYYIGYVDEILIEIDRGQARILALGLPGEKVGVPYDRVTAIGDIILVKAKEE; translated from the coding sequence ATGGTGATGCGCCTCTCAAGGCTCTACGGGAAGCAGATATACAACACCAAAGGCTACTACATTGGGTACGTTGACGAGATACTGATTGAAATTGACAGGGGACAAGCTAGAATACTCGCTCTGGGCCTCCCGGGGGAGAAAGTGGGCGTTCCCTACGACAGGGTCACCGCGATTGGGGACATAATACTTGTAAAGGCAAAAGAGGAGTAA
- a CDS encoding methionine adenosyltransferase → MAEKVRNIVVEELMRTPVEMQKVELVERKGIGHPDSIADGIAEAVSRALSREYIKRYGIILHHNTDQVEVVGGRAYPKFGGGEVIKPIYILLSGRAVEMVDREFFPVHEVAIKAAKEYLRKAVRHLDLEHHVVIDSRIGQGSVDLVGVFNKAKENPIPLANDTSFGVGYAPLSETEKIVLETEKLLNSDEFKKKWPAVGEDIKVMGLRKGDEIDLTIAAAIVDSEVQTPEDYLAVKDAIYEAARSVAEEHTERKVNIYVNTADDPEKGIYYITVTGTSAEAGDDGSVGRGNRVNGLITPNRHMSMEAAAGKNPVSHVGKIYNLLSMLIANDIAEQVEGVEEVYVRILSQIGKPIDEPLVASVQVIPRKGYSLETIQKPAYEIADAWLADITKIQKMILEDKLNVF, encoded by the coding sequence ATGGCGGAGAAGGTTAGGAACATAGTGGTTGAGGAGCTTATGCGAACTCCGGTTGAGATGCAGAAGGTAGAGCTTGTTGAGAGGAAGGGAATCGGCCATCCGGACAGCATAGCCGACGGCATCGCCGAGGCCGTCAGCAGGGCTCTCAGCAGGGAGTACATCAAGCGCTATGGCATCATCCTCCACCACAACACCGACCAGGTCGAGGTCGTTGGAGGAAGGGCCTATCCAAAGTTCGGCGGCGGTGAGGTTATCAAGCCGATATACATCCTCCTCTCGGGAAGGGCCGTCGAGATGGTTGACAGGGAGTTCTTCCCGGTTCATGAGGTAGCCATCAAAGCTGCCAAGGAGTACCTCCGTAAGGCGGTCAGGCACCTCGACCTTGAGCACCACGTCGTCATAGACTCCCGCATCGGACAGGGAAGTGTTGACCTTGTGGGAGTTTTCAACAAGGCCAAGGAGAACCCAATCCCCCTCGCCAACGACACGAGCTTTGGAGTCGGCTACGCCCCCCTCAGCGAGACCGAGAAGATAGTCCTTGAAACCGAGAAGCTCCTCAACAGCGATGAGTTCAAGAAGAAGTGGCCAGCGGTGGGAGAAGACATCAAGGTCATGGGTCTCAGGAAGGGCGACGAGATAGACCTCACCATAGCCGCCGCAATAGTTGACAGCGAGGTTCAGACCCCCGAGGATTATCTCGCGGTCAAGGACGCCATCTACGAGGCCGCCCGCTCCGTTGCGGAGGAGCACACCGAGAGGAAGGTCAACATCTACGTGAACACCGCCGACGACCCCGAGAAGGGAATCTACTACATCACCGTCACCGGAACCAGCGCCGAGGCAGGTGACGACGGAAGCGTCGGCAGGGGCAACCGCGTGAACGGCCTGATAACCCCGAACAGGCACATGAGCATGGAGGCAGCTGCCGGAAAGAACCCGGTCAGCCACGTGGGCAAGATATACAACCTCCTCTCGATGCTCATAGCCAACGACATAGCGGAGCAGGTTGAAGGGGTTGAGGAGGTCTACGTCAGGATACTGAGCCAGATAGGCAAGCCCATCGACGAGCCGCTCGTCGCGAGCGTTCAGGTTATACCGAGGAAGGGTTATAGCCTGGAGACCATCCAGAAGCCGGCCTACGAGATAGCCGACGCTTGGCTTGCCGACATAACGAAGATACAGAAAATGATACTGGAAGACAAGCTCAACGTCTTCTGA
- a CDS encoding M48 family metalloprotease — MGAFKWLRVLITVLIVAIVPAILGYLLWERRGLTAAILVVLIAYWLVYWYGDRVLMRWYRARLVGEGDYPYLYAVLKKLASSAGIPVPRLALAPVGTPNVFSAGKGPGSSTIVLTYGLLRVLDPEEIEGAIAHEIAHILNNDTPLQTLVSVLTGSLLGVAYYIDRLIRSTSRTRRSNPNDGPILRLFTPLAGILLRVGLSPSREYAADEHGARISGKPLALASALLKLEKAISFRPMRGGNLATSPVFIVNPFRGELADMVSTHPPTKDRAERLLKLAEEMSIYT, encoded by the coding sequence ATGGGAGCCTTTAAATGGCTCAGGGTTCTGATCACTGTACTCATTGTTGCAATTGTTCCGGCCATCTTGGGATACCTTCTGTGGGAGAGGAGAGGCCTCACTGCGGCCATCCTCGTGGTTCTCATCGCTTACTGGCTTGTCTACTGGTATGGTGACAGGGTTTTGATGAGATGGTACCGCGCAAGGCTCGTCGGTGAGGGGGATTACCCCTACCTGTATGCCGTGCTGAAAAAGCTGGCTTCCAGTGCCGGGATTCCGGTCCCCAGGCTGGCTTTGGCTCCAGTTGGGACCCCCAATGTATTCTCCGCGGGTAAAGGACCCGGAAGCAGCACGATAGTTCTGACCTATGGTCTTCTCCGGGTTCTGGATCCCGAGGAGATAGAGGGTGCCATTGCCCATGAGATTGCACACATACTTAACAATGATACCCCTCTGCAGACTCTCGTTTCCGTTCTCACAGGATCCCTTCTGGGGGTGGCCTATTACATAGATCGTTTAATTCGTTCCACCTCCCGCACCAGAAGGAGTAACCCAAACGATGGACCCATTCTGAGGCTCTTTACACCTCTGGCGGGAATTCTCCTTCGTGTTGGTCTCAGCCCTTCACGTGAATATGCCGCTGATGAGCACGGTGCAAGGATAAGCGGAAAGCCCCTCGCCTTGGCCAGTGCCCTTCTTAAACTTGAGAAGGCGATCTCTTTCCGTCCAATGAGGGGAGGAAACCTTGCCACTTCTCCCGTCTTCATAGTCAACCCGTTCCGAGGTGAACTCGCGGACATGGTATCCACGCATCCCCCAACTAAGGACAGGGCCGAGAGGCTCCTGAAGCTCGCGGAGGAGATGAGCATCTACACCTAA